CCAAGTTAGGGCAATTTGTCAAGCAATTCAACAGAAAACAGAGCTAGAGTGCGATCGTTCTCCTTTAAGAATAGAAGGACAAATGGAAGGGATGTGGGTGCTAATGGACTATGGAGATGTGATTGTCCATATTATGCTCCCAGAAGAACGAGAATTCTACAATTTAGAAGCTTTCTGGGGACACGCCCAAAGAATTCACGTACC
The sequence above is drawn from the Merismopedia glauca CCAP 1448/3 genome and encodes:
- the rsfS gene encoding ribosome silencing factor produces the protein MSDRATRITVDKQKNSTSQDLALAIAQGADDRKGGDIIVMKLTEVSYLTDYFVTVTGFSRVQVRAICQAIQQKTELECDRSPLRIEGQMEGMWVLMDYGDVIVHIMLPEEREFYNLEAFWGHAQRIHVP